From Rhizobium sp. BT03, one genomic window encodes:
- a CDS encoding ABC transporter substrate-binding protein: MLKQLLTTIALTGALMGAQPALAASPPNMLVIGTNLTGIRTLDPAQNNARTVSELISNLYDNLVQLSPDDLKTLKPMLATKWEVSADGKIITLTLRDDAVFQSGNKVTAEDAAWSIQRVIKMGQVGSTDVALWGFTPENVEKLVRAKDEHTLEIELPQSVNTDLVLYSLAGSSIGIVDKKTVLSHEANGDFGGAWLSANSAGSGPFSLAQWRPNDVAIFNAQPKYWGGKPAMARVVARHIPESGNLRLQLEAGDVDVGQYVASGDLDALSTNKDMVIDNVPGLGFYYIALNQKDPDLQKPKVREAFQHAFDWKAISGNIMRYTGFPWQSMIPRGMIGAPDEAAARYDYDPAKAKQLLAEAGYPNGLKKVLNPSGAPTLPFAEALQASARAAGFDLDLVPGEFTPAFRERKFEVLLGNSGARLPDPFAVATQYAFNPDNRDEARLGSYYLWRTGMKVDELNTLIDQSMRERDTEKRTDIFKKMDGIYSGMAAPLVIFFQRTDPYVMRTNVKGYHGHTTWSTRWHDVTKE, from the coding sequence ATGCTGAAACAGCTACTGACAACGATCGCACTTACCGGCGCCCTGATGGGTGCGCAGCCTGCCTTGGCGGCGTCACCGCCCAATATGCTGGTGATCGGCACCAACCTCACCGGTATCCGGACGCTCGATCCGGCCCAGAACAATGCCCGCACGGTTTCCGAACTAATCTCGAACCTCTACGACAACCTCGTGCAGCTCTCGCCAGATGACCTCAAGACGCTGAAGCCGATGCTTGCGACGAAATGGGAGGTCTCGGCGGACGGCAAGATCATCACGCTCACCTTGCGCGACGACGCCGTCTTCCAGAGCGGCAACAAGGTAACCGCCGAGGATGCCGCCTGGTCGATCCAGCGCGTCATCAAGATGGGCCAGGTCGGTTCCACCGACGTTGCACTCTGGGGGTTCACGCCTGAGAACGTCGAAAAGCTCGTTCGGGCAAAGGACGAGCATACGCTGGAGATCGAGCTGCCGCAGTCGGTGAATACCGACCTGGTGCTCTATTCGCTGGCCGGCTCGTCGATCGGCATCGTCGACAAGAAGACGGTGCTGTCGCATGAGGCGAACGGCGATTTCGGCGGCGCCTGGCTTTCGGCCAATTCCGCCGGCAGCGGACCGTTCAGCCTGGCGCAGTGGCGGCCGAACGACGTGGCGATCTTCAACGCGCAGCCGAAATACTGGGGCGGCAAGCCGGCCATGGCCCGCGTCGTGGCCCGCCACATCCCCGAATCCGGCAATCTCCGGCTGCAACTCGAAGCCGGCGACGTCGATGTCGGCCAGTATGTGGCCAGCGGCGATCTCGATGCGCTGTCGACCAACAAGGATATGGTCATCGACAATGTCCCGGGTCTCGGCTTCTATTATATCGCCCTCAACCAGAAAGACCCGGATCTGCAAAAGCCGAAGGTTCGCGAGGCCTTCCAGCATGCCTTCGACTGGAAGGCGATCTCCGGCAACATCATGCGCTACACGGGCTTTCCCTGGCAGTCGATGATCCCACGCGGCATGATCGGCGCGCCCGATGAGGCTGCCGCCCGCTACGATTACGATCCCGCCAAAGCCAAGCAGTTGCTGGCGGAGGCCGGATATCCCAACGGCCTGAAGAAGGTGCTCAACCCCTCGGGAGCCCCCACCCTGCCCTTCGCAGAAGCGCTGCAGGCGAGTGCACGCGCCGCCGGTTTCGATCTCGATCTGGTGCCCGGTGAATTCACGCCCGCCTTCCGCGAGCGCAAATTCGAAGTGCTGCTCGGCAATTCCGGCGCCCGCCTGCCCGATCCCTTCGCCGTCGCCACGCAATATGCCTTCAACCCCGACAATAGAGACGAGGCGCGTCTCGGCAGCTATTATCTCTGGCGCACAGGCATGAAGGTGGACGAGCTCAACACGCTCATCGACCAATCGATGCGGGAGCGCGACACGGAAAAGCGCACCGACATCTTCAAGAAGATGGACGGCATCTATTCCGGCATGGCCGCACCACTCGTCATCTTCTTCCAGCGAACCGACCCCTATGTCATGCGCACCAACGTCAAGGGTTATCACGGCCATACGACCTGGTCGACGCGCTGGCATGACGTGACCAAGGAGTAG
- a CDS encoding SMP-30/gluconolactonase/LRE family protein, which translates to MTAPRIIRPDIRSVIQQPLTVGESPVWDDETGTLWFVDILAPAVVRLSPQGKLERFDMPAAIGSLGLCRDGRIVVGLQTGVHLFDPVSGKIEFLCDPVGRDMNGRLNDGKVGPDGCFWVGSISEAKPQVNDAALFRVGADGSTRTVATGLTSSNGLAWSPDGRRMYHSDSRQCFLQAFDFDLETGSLGEGRRLRGFTEDEGRPDGATTDRDGFYWSAGVSAGRLNRISSEGEIVEIYILPVPAPTMPCFGGPDLRTLFVTSLSTDRTGRFEAGTVIAFDVDAEGLPPFRFG; encoded by the coding sequence ATGACGGCGCCTCGGATCATCCGCCCGGACATTCGTTCCGTGATCCAGCAACCGCTGACGGTCGGTGAATCGCCGGTATGGGACGATGAGACCGGCACGCTGTGGTTCGTCGACATCCTGGCGCCGGCGGTTGTGCGGCTCTCCCCGCAAGGAAAGCTCGAGCGCTTCGACATGCCGGCGGCAATCGGCAGCCTCGGGCTTTGCCGCGACGGCAGGATCGTCGTCGGCCTCCAGACGGGCGTCCACCTCTTCGATCCCGTCTCGGGAAAAATCGAATTTCTGTGCGACCCGGTCGGGCGCGATATGAATGGCCGCCTCAATGACGGCAAGGTCGGCCCCGACGGCTGCTTCTGGGTCGGCTCGATCAGCGAAGCCAAGCCGCAGGTGAATGACGCTGCACTTTTCCGCGTCGGCGCCGACGGCAGCACGCGGACCGTCGCCACGGGGCTGACGAGTTCCAACGGCCTCGCCTGGTCGCCGGACGGCCGGCGGATGTATCACTCCGACAGCCGCCAATGTTTCCTGCAGGCATTCGACTTCGATCTCGAGACGGGCAGCCTCGGCGAAGGACGTCGCCTGCGCGGCTTCACCGAAGATGAGGGGCGCCCGGACGGGGCGACGACCGATCGCGACGGGTTTTACTGGAGCGCCGGCGTCTCGGCCGGCCGCCTCAACCGCATATCGAGCGAAGGCGAAATCGTCGAGATCTACATTCTGCCGGTCCCGGCACCGACAATGCCGTGTTTCGGGGGGCCGGATCTCCGGACCCTCTTCGTCACCAGCCTGTCGACGGACCGCACCGGCCGTTTCGAGGCCGGCACGGTCATCGCCTTCGATGTGGATGCGGAGGGGCTGCCGCCCTTCCGCTTCGGATGA
- a CDS encoding FadR/GntR family transcriptional regulator gives MTFAADAVSKRGATRFSDIIYEKIVGMIVDGNFPVNERLPSETKLAADFGASRPVVREALERLRADGLVVSRKGSGSYVRQRPDSSMLKMVPVGSLADVQRFFEFRAGLEAEAAELAARNWQPDDRERITAALLSIEQCLRNGELGAEEDQALHDAIAMATGNQFHITVREWFRPHFAIGHSVTRSLSLKRTLEQIRSVQDEHAVIVEAIFARRETEAHDAMKKHILNARARMFQGV, from the coding sequence ATGACATTCGCGGCCGACGCCGTTTCGAAGAGAGGCGCAACGCGCTTCAGCGACATCATCTACGAGAAGATCGTGGGGATGATCGTCGACGGCAATTTTCCGGTGAACGAACGGCTGCCGTCGGAGACGAAGCTCGCCGCCGATTTCGGCGCGTCGAGACCCGTCGTGCGCGAGGCGCTCGAACGCTTGAGAGCCGATGGCCTGGTCGTCTCGCGCAAGGGCTCCGGCTCCTATGTCCGGCAGAGACCGGATTCGTCGATGTTGAAAATGGTGCCGGTCGGATCGCTCGCCGATGTCCAGCGCTTCTTCGAATTCCGCGCCGGCCTCGAAGCCGAGGCTGCCGAGCTTGCAGCACGAAACTGGCAGCCGGACGACAGGGAAAGGATAACGGCAGCGCTTCTTTCGATCGAACAATGTCTGCGCAACGGAGAGCTCGGCGCCGAGGAAGACCAGGCTCTGCACGACGCCATCGCCATGGCGACCGGCAACCAGTTCCATATCACCGTGCGCGAATGGTTCAGGCCGCATTTCGCCATCGGGCATTCCGTGACGCGAAGCTTGAGCCTGAAACGGACGCTGGAGCAGATCCGCAGCGTCCAGGACGAGCACGCGGTGATCGTGGAGGCGATCTTCGCGCGACGGGAAACCGAAGCGCACGACGCGATGAAGAAACACATACTGAATGCTCGCGCCCGCATGTTCCAGGGCGTTTGA
- a CDS encoding dihydrodipicolinate synthase family protein has translation MSIAIMRKALTGVSGVPVTAYDGKGEVEPRITAKVYARVAAAGIHNIVAAGNTGEFYALTPQEIRIVHEAAVSGVDGRAPVTAAIGRSLREAIGMARDAAAIGATAVMSHQPVDPFAAPSAQIGYFCNLADASTLPLVAYVRAEGFGVEDIVRLANHGNIAGIKFATTDLMLLSRAIPAADPDGALFVCGLAESWAPTFTAAGARGFTSGLVNVAPQLSLAVHAALEKGDFAAARAIVNTLEPFERMRTKFRNGANVTVVKEAVTYSGLDVGPVRVPGLPLLDQQDREELHRLLRGWEAEGSIQTDPERQQSAKAAG, from the coding sequence ATGAGCATCGCGATCATGCGCAAGGCGCTTACCGGCGTGTCGGGCGTTCCCGTCACCGCCTATGACGGTAAAGGCGAAGTCGAACCTCGGATTACGGCCAAGGTCTATGCGCGGGTGGCGGCAGCGGGCATTCATAACATCGTCGCTGCCGGCAACACCGGTGAATTCTATGCCCTGACGCCGCAGGAAATCCGGATCGTCCACGAAGCGGCGGTCTCGGGCGTCGACGGCCGGGCGCCGGTGACGGCGGCCATCGGCCGGTCGCTGCGCGAGGCAATCGGCATGGCGAGGGATGCGGCTGCGATCGGCGCAACCGCCGTCATGTCGCATCAGCCGGTCGATCCTTTCGCGGCACCTTCGGCCCAGATCGGCTACTTCTGCAATCTTGCCGACGCTTCCACCCTGCCGCTCGTCGCCTATGTCAGGGCCGAAGGTTTCGGTGTCGAGGATATCGTCCGCCTCGCCAACCACGGCAATATTGCCGGCATCAAGTTCGCCACGACCGATCTGATGCTGCTGTCGCGCGCCATCCCCGCTGCCGATCCTGATGGCGCACTGTTCGTCTGCGGCCTGGCGGAGAGCTGGGCGCCGACATTCACCGCGGCCGGCGCGCGCGGCTTTACTTCAGGTCTCGTCAATGTAGCGCCGCAGCTTTCGCTTGCCGTCCATGCCGCGCTCGAAAAAGGCGATTTTGCCGCGGCACGGGCGATCGTCAACACGCTCGAGCCGTTCGAGCGGATGCGGACGAAATTCCGCAACGGCGCCAACGTGACCGTCGTGAAAGAGGCCGTCACCTATTCCGGCCTCGATGTCGGCCCCGTGCGGGTGCCGGGATTGCCGCTGCTCGACCAGCAAGATCGTGAGGAACTTCATCGGCTGCTTCGAGGTTGGGAGGCCGAGGGCAGCATTCAAACGGATCCGGAGCGGCAGCAATCTGCCAAGGCGGCCGGCTGA
- a CDS encoding NAD(P)-dependent oxidoreductase: MKRIAVTGATGRVGTLLRPLLRSHFEHVSLIDLQEPDGLDENETFVRADLTKLDEAMAALKDIDGVVHLAGIASGIDMNAILNANVLGTYNLYEAARINKVERVVYASSNHATGFYPRGEIISPLDPMRPDSPYGLSKCWGELVAGLYYDTSGIRSLSIRIGNAGTYPNSERSVAIWISARDLAQLVRIGLIHPLIAATVVYGVSDTDEKWWDNDLATRLGYRPQDRPRDHARIEQGSEGPVALAFQGGGFCEINHDGTIRMRDAEGLAKSLEAAE; encoded by the coding sequence ATGAAACGGATCGCTGTGACGGGGGCTACTGGGCGTGTCGGAACGCTGCTGCGCCCGCTCCTCCGCTCGCATTTCGAGCACGTCAGCCTGATCGATCTGCAGGAACCAGACGGGCTTGACGAAAACGAAACCTTCGTGAGAGCCGACCTTACAAAGCTCGATGAGGCAATGGCTGCGCTGAAGGATATCGACGGCGTCGTTCATCTCGCCGGCATCGCAAGCGGCATCGACATGAACGCCATTCTGAACGCCAATGTGCTTGGGACCTACAATCTCTACGAAGCGGCGCGGATCAACAAGGTCGAGCGGGTCGTCTATGCATCCAGCAACCATGCGACCGGCTTCTATCCGCGCGGCGAAATCATATCGCCGCTCGATCCGATGCGCCCCGACAGCCCCTATGGACTTTCCAAATGCTGGGGCGAACTGGTGGCGGGGCTCTACTACGACACCTCGGGCATTCGCTCCCTTTCCATCCGTATCGGCAATGCCGGCACCTATCCCAACAGCGAGCGATCGGTTGCGATCTGGATCAGCGCGCGGGATCTGGCGCAACTGGTGCGGATCGGGCTCATTCACCCGCTGATCGCCGCGACAGTCGTCTACGGCGTTTCCGATACCGACGAGAAATGGTGGGACAACGATCTGGCGACGAGGCTCGGCTACCGGCCGCAGGACCGGCCGCGCGATCACGCCCGCATCGAACAGGGATCCGAAGGGCCGGTCGCGCTTGCGTTCCAGGGCGGCGGCTTCTGCGAGATCAATCATGACGGCACCATCCGCATGCGTGACGCCGAAGGTTTGGCCAAGAGCCTGGAGGCGGCCGAATGA